Proteins from one Gimesia maris genomic window:
- a CDS encoding lipoate--protein ligase family protein: MSDIRCHFSDTTLSTPAENLALDESLLYQINQQDSLGCLRIWEVDQYAVVLGSSNQVAENVNQAACLQDQIPVLRRCTGGGTVLLGPGCFIYSLFLRITAEQHLAGIEATTREILRRISGTLNQLKPERSVEVRGISDLTVEGHKFSGNSQRWLTTTLLHHGTILYDFDLERIPRYLTSPEREPDYRSHRDHLEFVTNYEINPTQLRDALIETWQASEPEPVLPCERVQQLVQEKYATENWNLRR, translated from the coding sequence ATGTCTGATATTCGCTGTCATTTTTCCGACACGACACTCTCGACTCCTGCTGAAAATCTGGCACTCGACGAGAGCCTGTTGTATCAGATTAATCAGCAGGACTCTCTGGGCTGCCTGAGAATCTGGGAAGTGGATCAATACGCGGTTGTTCTGGGCAGTTCGAACCAGGTTGCTGAAAATGTGAACCAGGCGGCCTGCCTGCAGGATCAGATTCCCGTACTCCGTCGTTGTACTGGTGGCGGAACCGTATTGCTGGGCCCGGGCTGTTTTATCTATTCGTTGTTTCTGCGCATCACTGCCGAGCAGCACCTGGCAGGCATCGAAGCGACCACGCGGGAAATATTGAGACGTATCTCCGGGACTCTCAATCAACTCAAACCGGAACGGTCTGTTGAAGTGCGTGGCATCAGCGATCTGACCGTTGAGGGACACAAATTTTCCGGGAACTCTCAACGGTGGTTAACCACCACGCTCCTGCATCATGGTACGATTCTCTACGACTTCGACCTGGAACGCATTCCCCGGTATCTGACCAGTCCCGAACGGGAGCCTGACTATCGATCCCATCGTGACCATCTGGAGTTTGTCACCAATTATGAGATCAATCCTACTCAACTCAGAGACGCGCTGATCGAAACCTGGCAGGCATCAGAGCCTGAACCCGTACTGCCCTGCGAACGTGTGCAGCAGTTGGTACAGGAAAAATATGCGACGGAGAACTGGAATCTCCGCCGCTGA
- a CDS encoding MATE family efflux transporter, giving the protein MDSSSLENQNSLVRPGSLRELANVAIPLVLSCGSLSIMHVVDRIFLSWWSTDAVAAALPAGMIQWAIMSIAMGMATYVNTFVAQYEGAGQKQYVSESVWQGFYLALIWGGILLLGIPLSSTFFHWIGHANEIQVLEVDYFSILCLGSGPSLISTVLSCFYTGRSKTMVVMWVNLAGVIVNMILDYLLIFGAGPIPAMGIKGAAIATVLANVATMGFYAAIIFARHEAREYGLLNHYHWNQSLLMRLIRYGFPNGMLYFVDIVGFTLFVVLVGRIGKIELAATTIAFNLNSLAFVPMMGVGTAVMTLVGKRIGEGRPQLAVKTTWKAFIVSALYMAVFAVIYVGLPELLLSPYQPEVMTEEFQQVKQMTVILLRFAALFSFFDALAVIFGSAIRGAGDTRFCMIYSLITGWAIMVIPTFLIWKYADEKIFGSWTACTAYIGVLGFGYLIRFQAGHWKKMRVIEDHFSTVEVEEHEQPIQEALS; this is encoded by the coding sequence ATGGACTCATCGTCCCTTGAAAATCAGAATAGTCTTGTACGACCAGGAAGCTTACGCGAACTGGCGAACGTGGCAATACCCCTGGTGCTCAGTTGCGGTTCGCTTTCCATTATGCACGTAGTAGACCGTATCTTCCTGTCCTGGTGGTCAACAGATGCCGTTGCTGCTGCTTTACCCGCCGGGATGATTCAATGGGCCATAATGTCGATTGCGATGGGTATGGCGACGTATGTGAATACGTTTGTGGCGCAGTACGAAGGTGCCGGTCAGAAGCAGTACGTTTCAGAATCGGTCTGGCAGGGATTTTACCTGGCGTTGATCTGGGGAGGTATCCTGTTGCTGGGCATCCCGCTCTCCAGTACTTTTTTTCACTGGATTGGTCACGCTAATGAAATCCAGGTTCTGGAAGTAGATTATTTTTCGATTCTCTGTCTGGGCTCAGGTCCCTCATTAATCTCGACAGTACTCTCGTGCTTCTATACCGGTCGCAGCAAGACCATGGTCGTGATGTGGGTAAATCTGGCGGGGGTAATCGTCAATATGATTCTGGATTACCTGCTGATCTTTGGGGCAGGACCAATTCCTGCTATGGGGATCAAAGGAGCCGCGATTGCAACGGTACTGGCCAATGTAGCGACAATGGGTTTTTATGCTGCGATCATCTTTGCCCGGCATGAAGCCCGCGAGTATGGCTTACTCAATCACTACCACTGGAATCAAAGTCTGCTCATGCGATTGATCCGTTATGGGTTTCCCAATGGAATGCTGTATTTCGTTGACATAGTCGGCTTCACCCTGTTTGTGGTCCTGGTCGGACGCATCGGAAAAATTGAACTGGCTGCCACGACGATTGCCTTTAATCTGAACTCACTGGCTTTTGTGCCCATGATGGGAGTCGGCACGGCGGTGATGACGCTGGTCGGTAAACGCATTGGAGAGGGACGGCCTCAACTGGCAGTCAAAACAACCTGGAAAGCCTTTATCGTCTCGGCTTTATATATGGCTGTTTTTGCAGTGATTTATGTGGGATTACCCGAACTGTTACTCAGTCCCTATCAACCGGAAGTCATGACGGAAGAGTTTCAGCAGGTGAAACAGATGACCGTCATCCTGCTGCGATTTGCTGCATTATTTTCATTTTTTGACGCATTGGCAGTGATCTTCGGATCGGCGATTCGCGGAGCCGGCGATACCCGGTTCTGCATGATCTATTCACTGATTACAGGCTGGGCCATCATGGTCATACCGACATTTCTGATCTGGAAGTATGCGGATGAAAAAATCTTTGGCAGCTGGACTGCCTGTACGGCGTATATCGGCGTGTTGGGATTCGGGTATCTGATTCGCTTCCAGGCAGGGCACTGGAAAAAAATGAGGGTCATTGAAGATCATTTTTCGACTGTTGAGGTCGAAGAGCACGAACAACCCATTCAGGAAGCATTGTCCTGA
- a CDS encoding ABC transporter ATP-binding protein translates to MNSFTRLIKYVWPYRKRLVVSFFFAIMVAILWGANLSATFLVVKVLLEGKTLGGYVQEQISETEAIIQDKSKVVKDLSRSIQSQNPTESNPDSTLTQTDLAAAPVDLLSEHTRQQTKLNTASQKLLVLKWIQSTIISRIPEDPFDTFVVILGLLLITTFIKGICIFTQDVMVGGVVELVTMAIRKECFRKVLDLDYQSISDEGTASLMSRFTFDMQQLSQGLTLMGGKIIREPLKALACIVFAFMVNWRLTLLSFVFAPLIAIVFYKIGKTLKHASQKMMESMSRIYKTLEESFESSKVIIAFNGARKHRNRFHHENKEFFRKALRILRIDSLTSPTTEMLGLMAIFIALIPGSYLVLRQKTEIWGIQLSAAPMDIATLSMMYALLAGISDPARKMSSVYSKLKKTGAALERIFQIIDRESMVKETDDPERFPTEVQTVKFNKIDFTYAQRKESTRNNDPILDGVNLEINAGEVVLVVGENGSGKSTLVNLLPRFYDPDKGNIFINEVDIRDIRLKDLRNHIGVVSQETMLFDDSILENIRYGRPNATRLEIESVARKSHVLQFAEQMPEGLNYNVGEKGHELSGGQRQRIALARAILRDPAILILDEATSAIDSQSEILIHKALKEFSPGRTVFIITHSVGQSLLEFANRIVVMDSGKVVATGPHHVLVDSCPQYQSLLSAQVRQRSA, encoded by the coding sequence GTGAACAGTTTTACGCGATTAATTAAATATGTCTGGCCTTACCGTAAAAGACTGGTCGTTTCCTTCTTTTTTGCAATCATGGTAGCGATCCTCTGGGGAGCGAATCTCTCTGCCACATTCCTGGTGGTCAAGGTCCTGCTGGAAGGGAAAACCCTGGGTGGTTACGTCCAGGAACAGATCAGTGAGACGGAAGCAATCATTCAGGACAAATCAAAAGTCGTGAAGGATCTCTCCAGATCGATTCAATCTCAAAATCCCACAGAGAGTAATCCTGATTCCACGCTCACACAAACGGATCTGGCAGCGGCCCCCGTCGATTTGCTCAGCGAGCATACCCGCCAGCAGACCAAACTCAATACAGCTTCGCAGAAACTGCTGGTACTGAAGTGGATCCAGTCCACGATTATCAGTCGTATCCCGGAAGATCCGTTTGACACATTTGTAGTCATCCTGGGCCTGCTGCTCATTACAACTTTCATTAAAGGCATCTGTATATTCACGCAGGATGTGATGGTCGGGGGCGTCGTGGAACTGGTGACGATGGCAATCCGCAAAGAATGCTTTCGCAAGGTTCTCGATCTGGATTACCAGAGTATCTCTGATGAGGGAACGGCGTCGCTGATGTCACGCTTCACGTTTGACATGCAACAGCTTTCTCAAGGTTTAACACTGATGGGCGGTAAAATTATCCGTGAACCGCTCAAGGCACTCGCCTGCATTGTCTTTGCGTTCATGGTTAACTGGAGACTGACTCTGCTTTCTTTCGTGTTCGCCCCTCTGATTGCGATCGTATTTTACAAAATCGGAAAAACCCTGAAACATGCCAGTCAGAAAATGATGGAAAGCATGTCACGCATCTACAAAACACTCGAAGAGTCCTTCGAAAGCTCGAAGGTCATTATTGCTTTCAACGGCGCACGCAAACACCGTAACCGCTTCCATCATGAGAATAAAGAGTTCTTCAGGAAAGCACTGAGGATTCTCCGTATCGATTCGCTGACGAGCCCGACCACCGAAATGCTGGGATTGATGGCCATTTTTATCGCCCTGATTCCCGGTTCCTACCTGGTCCTGCGTCAAAAAACAGAAATCTGGGGAATCCAGCTCTCAGCAGCCCCCATGGATATTGCGACCCTCTCAATGATGTACGCTTTACTGGCCGGGATTTCTGATCCCGCGCGAAAAATGTCTTCTGTCTATTCAAAACTGAAAAAAACCGGCGCTGCCCTGGAACGGATTTTTCAGATCATCGACCGTGAATCCATGGTGAAAGAAACGGATGACCCCGAACGCTTCCCTACCGAAGTGCAGACTGTCAAATTCAACAAAATTGATTTTACCTACGCACAACGGAAAGAATCGACACGAAATAACGATCCGATTCTGGATGGAGTCAATCTGGAAATCAATGCCGGTGAAGTTGTACTTGTTGTTGGCGAAAACGGTTCCGGTAAATCCACACTCGTCAATCTGCTGCCCCGTTTTTATGATCCCGATAAGGGGAATATCTTCATCAATGAAGTCGATATCCGGGATATCCGCCTGAAAGATCTGCGAAATCATATCGGAGTGGTCTCCCAGGAAACCATGCTGTTTGACGATTCGATTCTGGAAAACATCCGCTATGGTCGCCCCAACGCCACCAGGCTTGAAATTGAATCGGTCGCCAGAAAATCTCATGTATTGCAGTTCGCTGAACAGATGCCAGAGGGACTGAACTATAATGTGGGAGAGAAAGGGCACGAACTCTCCGGCGGTCAGCGGCAGAGAATAGCGCTGGCACGGGCGATTCTCCGCGATCCGGCAATTCTGATTCTGGATGAAGCGACTTCCGCCATCGATTCCCAGAGTGAAATCCTGATCCATAAAGCATTGAAAGAGTTTTCCCCGGGCCGAACCGTCTTTATCATCACGCATTCCGTAGGCCAAAGCCTGCTGGAATTTGCAAACCGGATCGTTGTCATGGATTCCGGCAAAGTCGTGGCGACGGGACCGCATCACGTACTTGTCGACTCCTGCCCGCAATACCAGAGCCTGCTCAGTGCACAGGTCAGACAGCGTTCTGCCTGA